The following coding sequences lie in one Pseudomonas sp. SL4(2022) genomic window:
- the desA gene encoding delta-9 fatty acid desaturase DesA, which translates to MWYNGFLDLSIWQLIAVTLLLTHVTIVSVTVYLHRYSAHRALELHPALKHFFRFWLWLTTAQNTREWTAIHRKHHAKCETVDDPHSPVIKGLSTVLRKGAELYREEAQNPETLRIYGKNCPEDWIERNLYSRFPVGGVALMGAIDLALFGAAGITIWAVQMMWIPVWAAGVINGLGHAVGYRNFECRDAATNLLPWGILIGGEELHNNHHTYPNSAKLSVKKWEFDMGWFWIKLFSLLGLAQVQRVAPIAHRVEGKRSLDMDTAMAILNNRFQIMAQYRKLVIAPLVQQELAKADASVRHHFHRAKRLLSREPSLLDEGHQARIQRMLEQSQALKVIYEKRLALQQIWVKTSANGHEMLEAIKQWVTEAEASGIQSLREFAEQLKTYSLRPAAV; encoded by the coding sequence ATGTGGTACAACGGTTTTCTCGACTTGTCGATCTGGCAACTGATCGCGGTCACCCTGCTGCTGACGCATGTGACCATCGTCAGCGTCACGGTATACCTGCATCGCTACTCAGCGCATCGCGCCCTCGAATTGCATCCGGCGCTGAAACACTTCTTCCGCTTCTGGCTGTGGCTGACTACGGCGCAGAATACCCGCGAATGGACCGCGATTCATCGCAAGCACCACGCCAAATGCGAAACCGTCGATGACCCGCACAGCCCGGTAATCAAGGGCCTGAGCACCGTATTGCGCAAGGGGGCGGAGCTGTACCGCGAAGAAGCGCAGAACCCGGAAACCCTGCGGATTTACGGCAAGAACTGCCCCGAAGACTGGATCGAGCGCAACCTCTACTCGCGCTTCCCGGTTGGCGGCGTGGCGCTGATGGGGGCCATCGACCTGGCCCTGTTCGGCGCTGCCGGCATCACCATCTGGGCGGTACAGATGATGTGGATTCCGGTGTGGGCAGCGGGCGTGATCAACGGTCTCGGCCATGCTGTTGGCTATCGCAACTTCGAATGCCGCGATGCGGCGACCAATCTGCTGCCCTGGGGCATCCTGATCGGCGGCGAAGAACTGCACAACAACCATCACACCTACCCGAATTCGGCCAAGCTGTCGGTGAAGAAGTGGGAATTCGACATGGGCTGGTTCTGGATCAAGCTGTTCAGCTTGCTCGGCCTGGCTCAGGTGCAGCGTGTTGCGCCCATCGCTCACCGGGTCGAAGGCAAGCGCAGCCTGGACATGGACACCGCCATGGCCATCCTCAACAACCGTTTCCAGATCATGGCGCAGTACCGCAAGCTGGTGATCGCGCCGCTGGTCCAGCAGGAGCTGGCCAAGGCCGATGCCTCGGTGCGTCACCACTTCCATCGTGCCAAGCGCCTGCTCTCGCGGGAACCGAGCCTGCTCGATGAAGGCCACCAGGCGCGCATCCAGCGCATGCTGGAGCAGAGCCAGGCGCTCAAGGTGATTTACGAAAAGCGCCTTGCCCTGCAGCAGATCTGGGTGAAAACCAGCGCTAATGGCCACGAGATGCTTGAAGCCATCAAGCAATGGGTCACTGAGGCGGAAGCCAGCGGTATTCAGTCGCTGCGTGAGTTCGCTGAGCAACTGAAGACCTATTCATTGCGCCCGGCCGCTGTCTGA